A window of the Hordeum vulgare subsp. vulgare chromosome 5H, MorexV3_pseudomolecules_assembly, whole genome shotgun sequence genome harbors these coding sequences:
- the LOC123397676 gene encoding uncharacterized protein LOC123397676 yields the protein MRDGRRRRRRRKDSPRVPPPERDIDAVPDELLELVFLRLTSPVHLVRAASTCRRWRNVIAGDGGRFLRRLGSLHGASCDHVVGHYRVDERYGYPRPPGLNPVFVPSPSSSSPWADTVAARNLALDFLPRVEFGDCGWELADIRGGLLLLFHPELAPGLIICDPLRRCYRAIPRSAWFHGYQMLGAFLFDGEEEDEDEDDEEEDDDAAAGISLSNFRVTCALFRLGDRNARACAFSSAGGGWTSGGARSSIPVCRDRELAPIYFTGSGKRFTYWTVGDNTVLALDKDGAGLISGFVPDDRQYAVLRDKRHAAEYAYQLPWPPTIEACVS from the coding sequence ATGAGggatggccgccgccgccgccgccgccgcaaggATTCCCCACGGGTACCCCCGCCGGAGCGCGATATTGACGCTGTTCCGGACGAGCTTCTCGAGCTGGTGTTCCTGCGCCTCACCTCGCCCGTCCACCTCGTCCGCGCCGCGAGCACCTGCAGGCGATGGCGCAACGTAATCGCGGGCGACGGCGGCCGCTTCCTCCGCCGGTTGGGCTCTCTCCACGGCGCGTCGTGCGACCACGTTGTCGGGCACTACCGCGTCGACGAGCGCTACGGCTACCCGCGTCCGCCTGGCCTTAACCCCGTATTCGTCCCgtccccctcctcttcctcgccgtGGGCGGACACCGTCGCCGCTCGGAACCTCGCGCTGGACTTCCTCCCGCGTGTGGAATTTGGCGATTGCGGCTGGGAGCTGGCCGACATACGGGGCGGCCTTCTGCTCCTCTTCCACCCGGAGCTGGCGCCAGGCCTCATCATCTGCGATCCCTTGAGGCGATGCTACAGGGCGATCCCTCGTTCGGCGTGGTTCCACGGCTACCAGATGCTGGGTGCTTTCCTcttcgacggcgaggaggaggacgaggacgaggacgacgaggaggaggacgacgacgcggCAGCAGGCATCAGCCTGTCAAACTTCAGGGTGACATGCGCGCTTTTTCGCCTTGGGGACCGCAACGCCAGGGCCTGCGCCTTCTCATCCGCCGGCGGCGGCTGGACCTCCGGGGGCGCACGTAGCAGCATACCAGTCTGCCGCGACAGGGAGTTGGCCCCCATCTATTTCACAGGGAGCGGCAAGCGGTTCACCTACTGGACGGTCGGAGATAATACTGTTCTTGCTCTGGACAAGGACGGCGCCGGACTCATTTCTGGTTTCGTGCCGGACGACAGACAGTACGCCGTGCTCCGGGACAAGCGCCACGCCGCAGAGTACGCGTATCAGCTGCCATGGCCACCTACTATCGAAGCTTGCGTATCCTAG